In Phycodurus eques isolate BA_2022a chromosome 23, UOR_Pequ_1.1, whole genome shotgun sequence, a genomic segment contains:
- the si:cabz01076231.1 gene encoding calcium-binding protein 2: MSKAGERIPSTISADSTSTDGKSGTAWSQGSPSGSVSETPKKSSKKSTKSDDSMNKVYNSVLNSVFGAERELAQGELDELQEAFKEFDYDQDGYLNYKDVAECMRTMGYMPTEMELLEIVQQIKMRMGGLMDFEDFTELMGPRMMGETADMLGLKELQSAFLQFDLDGDGKINQDEMKEAAKSLLGEKLKKGELEEILNELDINADGNIDFEEFVMMLSIR, encoded by the exons ATGTCCAAGGCAGGAGAGAGAATTCCATCGACGATTTCTGCAGACTCCACTTCAACAGATGG CAAAAGTGGAACGGCCTGGTCTCAGGGGTCTCCGTCGGGATCGGTGTCCGAGACGCCGAAGAAGTCCTCCAAAAAGTCCACGAAAAGCGACGACAGCATGAACAAAGTCTACAACTCTGTGCTCAACAGTGTTTTCGGGGCT GAGAGGGAATTAGCACAAGGGGAATTAGACG AGCTGCAAGAAGCCTTCAAGGAGTTTGACTACGACCAAGATGGCTACCTGAACTACAAAGATGTGGCCGAATGCATGAGGACCATGGGATACATGCCCACTGAGATGGAGCTGCTGGAGATAGTGCAGCAGATCAAAATGAGGA TGGGTGGGCTCATGGACTTTGAAGACTTTACTGAACTAATGGGACCGAGAATGATGGGCGAGACAGCAGACATGCTGGGACTCAAGGAGCTCCAATCAGCATTCTTGCAG TTTGACCTGGATGGAGATGGGAAGATCAACCAGGACGAGATGAAGGAGGCGGCCAAGAGCCTGCTGGGGGAGAAGCTGAAGAAAGGAGAGCTGGAGGAGATCCTCAATGAGTTGGACATCAATGCAGATGGAAACATTGACTTTGAAG AATTTGTCATGATGCTCTCCATCCGCTAG